A region of Dermabacter vaginalis DNA encodes the following proteins:
- the dusB gene encoding tRNA dihydrouridine synthase DusB encodes MSRSLTIGPHTSDTPVVLAPMAGVTNMPFRLLCREFGARYSANDGGFFVSEMVTSRAIVERHPETMRLVTMGERETPRSIQLYGVDPATIAASIRVLRELDLVDHVDLNFGCPVPKVTRKGGGAVLPWKTELFTRIVTEAVKAAGDVPVTVKTRMGVDDSHLTYLDAGRIAEEAGAAAIALHGRTANQHYSGHARWEAIAKLKQAVTSIPVLGNGDIWSAEDALRMVEETGCDGVVVGRGCQGRPWLFADLAAGFAGKPDRVKPTLGEVAQVLIRHAELLIDFFEDEGRGVRDLRKHVGWYFKGYPVGGKARHALATMESLDDLKEKLSVLDWEAPYPGEPVEGPRGRAGHPKRTHMPDGWLDSREISQEHRARLHEAELSVSGG; translated from the coding sequence ATGAGCCGTTCCCTCACGATTGGCCCCCACACGAGCGACACCCCCGTCGTTCTCGCCCCGATGGCGGGGGTCACAAACATGCCGTTTCGGCTTCTGTGCCGCGAATTCGGCGCGCGCTATTCGGCAAATGACGGTGGATTCTTCGTGTCCGAAATGGTCACGAGCCGCGCGATCGTTGAGCGCCATCCGGAAACCATGCGCCTCGTGACGATGGGGGAGCGCGAAACGCCGCGCTCTATCCAGCTTTACGGCGTGGATCCTGCGACCATCGCTGCGTCCATTCGCGTGCTGCGCGAGCTCGACCTCGTTGATCATGTGGACCTCAATTTTGGCTGCCCCGTTCCCAAGGTCACTCGCAAGGGTGGCGGTGCTGTGCTTCCGTGGAAAACGGAGTTGTTCACCCGCATTGTGACCGAGGCCGTGAAAGCAGCCGGGGATGTGCCCGTGACGGTCAAGACTCGCATGGGGGTTGACGATTCGCACCTCACCTACCTGGACGCAGGCCGCATCGCGGAAGAAGCGGGTGCTGCCGCGATCGCCCTTCATGGCCGCACCGCAAACCAGCACTACTCCGGGCATGCCCGCTGGGAGGCAATCGCGAAGCTCAAGCAGGCCGTGACGAGCATTCCCGTGCTTGGCAACGGCGATATCTGGAGCGCAGAGGACGCCCTGCGAATGGTTGAGGAAACCGGGTGCGATGGGGTCGTCGTTGGCCGCGGCTGCCAGGGGCGCCCGTGGCTCTTCGCCGACCTCGCGGCAGGATTCGCCGGCAAGCCAGACAGGGTGAAACCCACGCTCGGCGAGGTTGCCCAGGTGCTCATTCGCCACGCGGAGCTTCTCATCGATTTCTTCGAAGACGAGGGCCGCGGTGTGCGGGATCTGCGCAAGCACGTTGGGTGGTATTTCAAGGGGTATCCCGTAGGTGGCAAGGCACGGCACGCGCTCGCGACGATGGAATCGCTCGACGACCTCAAGGAAAAGCTTTCCGTGCTTGATTGGGAGGCTCCTTACCCGGGTGAGCCGGTCGAGGGTCCGCGAGGGAGAGCGGGCCACCCGAAGCGCACGCACATGCCCGACGGTTGGCTTGACTCACGCGAGATTTCCCAAGAGCATCGCGCCCGCTTACACGAGGCGGAACTGTCCGTCTCGGGAGGGTAA